The following nucleotide sequence is from Leucoraja erinacea ecotype New England chromosome 2, Leri_hhj_1, whole genome shotgun sequence.
GATAGATTCCAAgaataaattccctcctttatctttaAGCTGTCCTACCATCTGCTTGGTTGCGCTCTTGCTGTTAGTGTACATAAAAACAGCCTTGTTATTAATCCAACAGCTGTGGAAGTGTTGCCTGTGAGTTAGCTCTTGTCGATGAGTGCAATATCTTTGGTCCTACAGTGAATCTGGCTGCGCTGGGAGATGCGACGCAGTCCAGCGACATGGAAGATGCGTCTGCCGACCGAGCCATTGACAACAACAAAAACACGAATGCATTGAGTGGCGCCTCTTGCACAGAAACAACTCGGTCCGACAGCCCATGGTGGAGATTGAATCTCAGGGAGATCTATGCTGTGTCGGTGATAAAAATCACCAACAGGATGGACTGCTGCTCAGAACGGCTCAAAGGAGCTGAGATCCGCATCGGCAACTCGTTGCATAACAACGGGAATTCAAACAGCTTGTGAGTATCATGGGGAACTGGTCAAGGTGTACTGTATGGGAAGAGGCAGAGGTTCTGAAAGCTTCATTGTTCCTGCTACACTGTGGAAAATGAAGGACAGTGCTGGGCATATGCTCGGCAGCTGGATATGGCCTGTGGAAACGGGGAGGGACATTGACACTGAGCTGTGAATCTACATACAGCTGTACCACataaaaaccatgtggtcactcCACCGAATCCCTGTCGAGCAAGTTAGCATATTGAAcgcgtcccatttgcctgcatttgtcccctaTCCCTAAACCatttccaccccccacccccaccccatctcgATCCACCTATCATTTACAAGGCTTTGTCCagctccacctctcttccagccccCTAGCAATTGGTATCATGAATGGTTCAGACCCCAAATGTTGCCCATTAATGTTGTCTAGAGATACTTCCTGACCGACTgacatcctccagcactttgtagaatGTCTTCCCTCTAAACAGTTCCTATCCATAGATCCATCCAAATATGTGTTGAAAGTTTCATGTCATTCCAGATGCGCACTACCCTCTGAGTACAAATTTGCCCTTGAGACCTCTCTTAAATCTGCCCCCTTCTCAATTAAGCTTGtgccttttagttttagagtCCAGTCGCCAGGGTAAAAgactgagtgttcactttatacaTGCTTCTTGTGAACTTATACGCTTCaacaagatcacccttcagcctcctatgctctaaagcatcttgttttattttgcagtAATTTGTGTTACGGCTACAGAGAAAGTACACGTTAAAAGTGCAAAAGGTGAAACAAAGTCGGTTAGGAGATCAAGGATTCATCTGTTGTGTGAGGATAATTTGAGaggctgataacagagggaaaaaacccacgcagagggAGAATTATTGGGAGAAGCGGTCGGTGTAGTGTCGATTACTAAGATCATGTGTAGGCTTGAACTGGGAGGCCTGGAAGCCATGTGGTAAATCATGATGGTGCGAAGCCAAGTGCCGAGGATTGACACGAGTGCGAGTCTGGGTTAGAATATGGtttaggtttataattgtcacgtaaaccgaggtacagtgaaatgctctaTGGTGCATATTACCCACGCAAATCATATgtagatacaatcaagtcaattcaagtactgtgcagaatatagttctcagcattgtaacccATCAATTGCATAGAAAATATCCAATGTGCTCAATcgagtagaggtgaattggacagcgcCCTATCTAATGGGGGGGCCGTTCTGCAACTTTCAAGCGTCTGTACCTTCTGCTCAACTGCagtagggagaaggaatgagCTGGGTGTAAACAGtatttgattatgtcggctgcttttccgagACAGCCTGAACAGTAGATGGAATCGATGGTGCGCtatttggtctgtgtgatgggttGGGCTACATCTGCAACTATCCAATgttttgcggtcttgggcagagctgtttccataCCAAGGTGCGGTACAACCTGAGGTAGGCTTTTTGGTAGAAGACATGCAGGAATCACAGAAGGGGAGCAGTGGGAGAGGCTCTGACAGAATGCATGTCGGACAGAAGAGgaattactccaggactttgtttctgctcaagatcccagcctCTGCAGCCGCCTGTGTCACCGATAAATCTCTTTCTGTGTTTGTGGTGCACGTGATGAACAGCAAAGGTCATGGACTTCCGTCTGACTAGTGCCCCAAACTGACAACGTGTCAAAGGAGATGAAAGTCCCAGaggtacaagaaactgcaggtgctggaatcttgagcaaaacacaaatgaccggagtcaggaaacatctgtgcaggaaatggacaggcaatgttttcagTCGGGTGTAATTTCAGACTATGGTTCTGACATCGTTAACTTGATCTCTTCCAGATGTGGGATTGTGAACACTTCTCAACAGACAATCTACGTCGCCTGTCAAGGAATGAGCGGCCAGTATGTGAACATTATCATCCCCGGATCTCAGTTAATCCTGACCTTATGTGAGGTGGAGGTCTTTAGCATATGCGTAATGGAGAGTCTAATTAACTAAACGGTCTTTCACTAGTATGCTTTTCCTGGGACTGATCCAAATGTAGCTGCAATGTGGCCCGTCCCTctgtcttcacagatgctgtttaaattGTTGTTCCAATAATATTTAATGTATTTCGCTCCAAATCTGGCTGGCAACAATATGTGGTGTCTCCGTGTGGAAAGAGATCATTCTATTGTAACGAGAACCGGAAATGTCATATTAGTGTAGTAGTAAATAAAGAATGAACATCAATGTGGTCGCAGATCGTGATGTGGTCTCAGGTCGGGTACAAACAATCAATATCAATGATTCAACGATtccttgttgtcacatgtacctaactACAGTGAAATAATTTGCTTTGCATGCAACCGGTGACGTCATGTCGCAGACCTCACCTGGACAATACATCAGTGTCGCTACGCTTTGACGCTGTCAACGTCACACAAGTTTAAATAACATGCCAAACATACCGCACATGGCAGCAGTCcgtccccccacatacacacacacacacacacacacacacacacacacacacacacacacgcgcacgcacacacacacagacacacacacacacacacacacaaccattcTGGGTCCCCCATCGTTGTCGGCGGTCCGACAACCTGCCCTGGTTGGGATTTACGAGTCGTCGTTAAATACAggggaggtgccggaagactggagggtgacaaatgttgtgcctctattcaagaaggtcTGCAGAGAAATTGCTGGGATCGATTTCATGTGTAATTGAAAATGTACATGATATTATTCTGAGGGACagtatatacaggcatttagacgaACAAGGGCATGGTTTTGTACGCGAGAGGTTGTGCCTCACAAATCTGTTTTTTCAAGCCGTGACCAAAAGGTTCGATGAGGAcagggctgtagatgttgtacatGTGGAATTCAGCAAAGCACtcgataaggttccgcatgggaggctgctctagaaggttagatcgcatgtgaTCTAAGGAAAGATAacaatggatttaaaaaaaaaattcataatGGGAGGTAGCAGACGGCGTTGGTGGAATGTTGCTTGTCAGACTGGAGACCTGTCAATAGTTGCGTGCCTTAAGGGTTCGGTGCTGAGCCCATTACTCTGTGTCATCTATATAAATGATTTGAACTAGAACATACAGGATAGGCttagcaaacttgcagatgatgcaaaagtgggtggttttccaGATAATGAGTATGGTTATGAAAAATTGAAACAGGATCTTCACCGATTGCCCAGGTGGGCTgatgaatggttgatgaaatttaatacagagaaatgtgaggtgttgcattttgggaagtctagcaTGGGCAGGACCCagacagtgaatggtcggcctcaaTGGATTTGAGGGAGTGAGTTAGAGCAGAggatctcggagtgcaggtgcatggttccttgaaggtggagtcgcagggtggtcaaaaaggcttttggcacattgcgcTTCATCATTCAGTATATTGAgtgtagaaattgggaggtcatgttgtagttgtataagatgtcggtgacgccgcatttagagtattttgttcagttctgtgcaccgTGTTatgggaaatatgttgtcaaactggaattgGTGCAGATAAGATTTCTGAACATGTTGCCGAGAAAAGAGGGTCTCgcttatagagagaggttgagtaggatgcTACTCGATTCGTTGGAGAACAGGACGATGAGGTGTGACCTTATAGAGTAGTATAAATcgttaaaggaatagattggatggatgcactgagtctcttgcccagaataggtgcaTAGAGGACCCGAGaacgtagatttaaggtgaaagggaaaatatttactaggaatctgagggagagCTTTTTTCAAacaaaaggtgatgggtgtaaggaacaagcttcGAAAAGGCATAATTCaggaagggactatcccaacatttaagaagcagtaagacaggtacatggataggatgggtttggagggatgtggaacgAACACGGGCAGGTGcactgtagctgggacttgttggccggtgtcggcatgttgggcggaagggcctgtttccacacagtatcactcgaTGCCATTATGACTATATGGGAGAATTTAAACTGCATGTTTTGCTGGTCGAAGGAGCCTGCCAACTATATCATGGACAATGAATTTTTGACGCACATAAAGAAATATTTTTAGAGCAATTTCAACAGCATTTTGCCACAAGCAATCTTCTGGTGGAACTGGAGGAGGTCGAGCAGCATCCGCGGTGGGCATTCGCAGTGGGCATTCGACCTCTCGTCTGGACTATGAGGGGATGTATAGTGAGATACATCAAGGaatcgggcccttcagcccattatcCAGTGCCGGCCATGGATCCCCATCCAAGCTACTCCCCATTGTCTGTGTGTGGCCCTCTAAAACGTACCTATTCATGTACCCGTGCGAGTGTATGTAGCCAGAATACAGAGGTTAGGTGGGGCTGGGGTAAGCGCCACCAATGGAATGTGTATCCAGGTGAAGACGTGTTAATTGGCACATGGAGACCGGGAATTAGTAGGTTGggatgcgccagagacccaattgCCTTTGAGTTAGACAACACCTCATGGAGCATTGTCCAGAATTCTACATGCAATCGTCCAGACATGTTCAACGATATTTTATAACTTCCGAAAATGTGTTCATctcagcctcctgctgttgcaagaatgtgATCTAAGTGGAACATCAAATCAATTGGCTGCTGACGTGACAGCAGCCCTGGGAGAATGTGACTTGGAAATATTTGTATTCACTCCCGCTTTCAGCCGCTTACACTCTACCCATCTTGAAACAGTCTGCACCAACAATCTCTTGTGAGTATTTTATAACCATGAAGAAACTTCAATCATCTCATAGTGTCTCAGTAACCTCAATGTATCTTTTCACATAATAAACACCCACAAtgtccgatctggtgggtatgctgtcaactcaacTTGTACCCAACCGTGCCTGCGCTGCATTATGAGTTCATTCACATGAAATGTTACCCTTATGTCAGATATGACCGAGTGATCCAGACAGAAATTACATAAAGACTGTGCTCTTCATGCTGAAATCAGTGTCATAAGCATGACTAACTTAAGAGTAACTGCTCCAAAGTTCGGGATACAGTTGACGTCCATTTGCGTTAAGAAGGTTATACtgattacacattcc
It contains:
- the LOC129706143 gene encoding uncharacterized protein LOC129706143 → MQSCTHTNTTANPWWRVDLGRTFVIAAVRISNRLDCCRERILGAEVRIGISLEDDGNSNRLCGTVQSVKDMYTFMCDGFMGRYVNIRIPGTGKILTLCEVEVLGMRMPDMDKAGKCSECFVVMYTENRTIKSNLQPCGSVACELALVDECNIFGPTVNLAALGDATQSSDMEDASADRAIDNNKNTNALSGASCTETTRSDSPWWRLNLREIYAVSVIKITNRMDCCSERLKGAEIRIGNSLHNNGNSNSLQRVKGDESPRGTRNCRCWNLEQNTNDRSQETSVQEMDRQCFQSGVISDYGSDIVNLISSRCGIVNTSQQTIYVACQGMSGQYVNIIIPGSQLILTLCEVEVFSICVMESLIN